Proteins from a single region of Leuconostoc gasicomitatum LMG 18811:
- a CDS encoding DUF3990 domain-containing protein: protein MTTITEFNNLSKKYQNRIKKALQATEWYHATTRSQLTSLQNGIDVNHNLNNALDFGAGFYLTSDLEKAKEYIGNNRKYENVDSVFLNNDLKSDPIVLQYHIDNLWDIFFDSPNYKFCVFPTYNDEFANFVFENRSDVSIVHHDYDFIYGGQTDSNPSKLMADYQNNTISRDAVIEGLKKHNPQTQLYIHNQDFCDNLKIDGIIDITNN from the coding sequence TTGACCACAATTACAGAGTTTAATAATCTGTCTAAAAAATATCAAAATCGAATAAAAAAAGCATTACAAGCAACTGAATGGTATCATGCAACGACACGAAGTCAGCTTACATCCTTACAAAATGGCATTGATGTCAATCACAATTTAAATAATGCCTTAGATTTTGGAGCCGGATTCTACTTAACATCAGATTTGGAAAAAGCCAAAGAATATATCGGTAATAATCGTAAGTATGAAAATGTTGATAGTGTCTTTTTGAACAATGATTTAAAATCAGATCCTATTGTATTACAATATCATATTGATAATTTGTGGGATATTTTTTTTGATTCACCGAATTATAAGTTCTGCGTTTTTCCAACCTACAATGATGAATTTGCCAATTTTGTGTTTGAAAACCGTTCCGATGTATCAATTGTGCATCATGATTATGACTTTATTTATGGGGGACAGACAGACAGTAACCCATCTAAATTAATGGCTGATTATCAGAATAATACGATATCTCGCGATGCCGTTATTGAAGGTTTAAAAAAACATAATCCTCAAACTCAATTATATATTCATAA